The window CGGCGCCGATGACGTTGGCGCCGACCGGGCCGTTGAGGGGATAGCCGATGCCGTCGAAGATGTTCTTCACGATCGCCTGCGCGTCGACGCAGTAATTCACCGCCTGGCGCACCAGCTTGTTGTCGAAGGGTTTGTGGGCTGCGTTCATCGCCAGGAAAAACATCCGTAAGCCTTCGATCTGGTCCACCCGGACGCGCGGGTGCCGCCTGAGGCGCGGCACCTCGTGCACGGGCACGTTGTTGATGAAGTCCGCCTGGCCCGCCTCGAGCGCCGCCAGGCGCGACGCCTCCTCGGTCACCTTGCGAAAGACCACTTCCTTGATCTCGGCCTTCCCGCCCCAGTAATCGTCGTTCCGCGTGAACACCATGTTGCCGCCCCGCTGATAGCTCACGAAGCGGTACGGGCCGGTCCCGATCGGATGCTGATCCATGGCCTCGCCGTACTTGTCCGCCGCCGCCTTGCTCAGAATGAACCGGTTCTCCAGCCGGTCGAGAAAAACCGCGTTCGGCTGCTTCATCACGAAGATCACGGTGTGGTCGTCGGGCGTCTGGATCTCCGTGACGTCCTTGAAGTTCGGCCCTTGCAGGCTGGCTTTATCGGTCCTTATCCGCTGGATCGAAAACGCCACGTCCTTCGAGGTCAGCGGCGCTCCGTTGTGGAACTTGATCCCCTTTTTCAATTTGAACACCCACCGCTTGCCCTGGAACTCCCACGACTCCGCGAGGATGCCGACGTATTCCTGCTTCTTGTAATCCAGTTCGACCAGCGGTTCGATGACGTGCTGCCAGTTGCCGTAGATCGGGCTCG is drawn from Candidatus Zixiibacteriota bacterium and contains these coding sequences:
- a CDS encoding ABC transporter substrate-binding protein, which encodes MRPRRTALTRRQFLKTSAAAGLSVIAAPYISRDAFAASRERVTIYHSSVADSLNPYNHSSSPIYGNWQHVIEPLVELDYKKQEYVGILAESWEFQGKRWVFKLKKGIKFHNGAPLTSKDVAFSIQRIRTDKASLQGPNFKDVTEIQTPDDHTVIFVMKQPNAVFLDRLENRFILSKAAADKYGEAMDQHPIGTGPYRFVSYQRGGNMVFTRNDDYWGGKAEIKEVVFRKVTEEASRLAALEAGQADFINNVPVHEVPRLRRHPRVRVDQIEGLRMFFLAMNAAHKPFDNKLVRQAVNYCVDAQAIVKNIFDGIGYPLNGPVGANVIGADPKLRRYPYDPKRARELLRQAGFPDGCDVQLYYSSGRYPKDREVCQVVAAQMVKGGFRVELISQEWALFWGKDGVNGGKLPFYYIGRGSLTDADTLYDQYFRTGTTKRANYSNPELDKLIDEEKRTADQKKRIALLQQAGKILMEDAAFVPLYNLADIYGLARNLHWKMRPDEKVLAYDMSIK